DNA sequence from the Cucumis melo cultivar AY chromosome 6, USDA_Cmelo_AY_1.0, whole genome shotgun sequence genome:
CTCTAGTGTTTaaaaatttttaataataaaaaaagaattacaagAGTTGTTTGACGGTCAATCACACTATCTAATACTTACACACAGCTATTGTTATATCTTATATAtcatatttatttcttttttcgttttttattattatttttctatcgtcttcatctattttaaaataaacatttaatttcgtagtcaattttcaaaaaacaaaaaactactTTTTCATAGAGCTAGTTTgataatttagaaaaatgaaacaagactattttttgttttaagggTGTCCtgttttaaaaagtttaaaaatattagTGTGCgttatgtgtgtgtatataataaaagaaaaaaaaagggtggaagtaaataaaatagctaaaacaaataaaaataaaataagtcaAGAAAGTTTGATAGCTAAAACAATATGTAATAAAGTTAAAAGAGTTCCATTGTTTGATGTAGTTGGCCCTGCAAAAGCGAAGATAAAACTGGCTGATGTGGATGAACAAAACATGTCAATCACATACGAAGCTGTTGAAGGAGACATACTAAGCGACTACAACTTTTTCAGAGTCAAGTTTCAAGCCTCTTCCAATGGAGAAAACGGCAGCGCCACTGTGAAATGGTCGATCGAGTTCGAGAAGGCTGACGAGAACATCCCTTCCGCGGAAGCTAATTACCTGGACTTTGTTTCTAAGCTCTCTATGGGACTTGGTGCTTACCTTGCTACCAACTAACTAATTAAATAGCCACTACAACTTGATGCTTACCTTTCCTTGGAGATGCTGCAATGTTATTATGTATTATTATGAATGTATTTGGACTTTAATATAAAGGGGCAATTGCTAGGTTCAAATGGCCGTTGCTTTCCCATTGTATTATATATAGTAGTTAGTAGTATTCGATCTTTGTTGTGATTATTTACTGCAAATTCCAAAACTTTTGTTTAtccaaattttggaatttaaaatttaaaatacataattatattttaaaaaagaatataaaacaACAATGACGGTTGTTTGGGGTCCTGAGTTGTGGTGAGATGTTAAGAATCCCACATTGAAAAAATTAGATGGACTAATAAACCTCAGATGAGCTACTTCTCTCATTGTCAATTGATTTCGAGATGAAACCACCATACTATCAAATGGTAGAGCCCATTAAGCCCAGACAATCAAGATTGATCGATGAACCCAAAACGACACCATCTTGCAGTGACATATTAAGATGTTGGTTTTGTGATGGAATCATATACTATCAAATAAGTTTATATCGTATGCTTGGAGAGTTTATATGTCCAAAGAATTCAAGTGTCTGTGTTTAGGGGTGTAACTGGTGCAAGATTGAATACAACAAGGGTCACTATCAGAAATGAGTCTTTTAATAGCCTCTAAAGATAGCTCATTATAAATAGggctattaaaaaaaaagaaaaataacgaAATTTTTAATAGCTGAGGCGAAATACCTCCCCTAGTTTGGAGAAGATTTCAACCAAGACGCGACCCTCCATTTTGCTCAAGCAGAGACGGCCAGCTGCGATACCTACTCTCGTTTCACACGCACGACTACCCTCCGTTCAACCGACGACGATCCATCGTTATCTCTATCCAATCGCAGCCACACGACCGCGCGCCCCTCTCTTTTGCTCAAGCAGTACTGCCACACGACTGCGATACCCACGTCTGGTCTCTTTTGCACAAGCACTACTGCCACACGCACGACTGCCCTTCATTGTTCAGCTGACGATGACGCCATCATTGTCTCTGTCCAATCGCCATTGTCGCTGAAGCTCTGGCACCGTCTTCGTCTACAAGGCAAGGCTCCAAAAAAGTTATGGCTGGTGAAGATTTTCCTTAAGGTAAGAACAACATTTCATTCTTCATAAAATTGGAAGTCGGTGGTTTCTTATAATATCTAAAATGAGTCAATATTTTATGATATCACGTGGAAAAATTTGCATTTGCATTCTTATAGGTTAAAGCTGATAGCAAGTGAAGCCAAATCATAAACTCTATTGTTTAATCTTTGAATTGAAAACTTAACGTATGAGGTGTTGGGTGGTGGATTCGCTTGTTCTTCCTCCAATTTCCCTTCTCCTTTCACCAATCATTCAAATGGCGCTTCATCTTCCTAAATCATGGATTCCCGGTAACGACAATTCTTTTTCTAGTCTCACAGTTCCTCTTTTCATTTTGGTGGTTTAATTTTGACGATATTGATTTGATCGTGCCTTGAAAAGAATGCGGAGGATTCCTCTAATATCACAGAGCCTCCTTTCTCCACCTTCAAATGGCGGTTGCTCAACTTTATCTCTTTGGGTTAACAGTAATAGTAAATAGCCTAAGGTTTTAAGGTCAGTTGTTGTTGCTTGTTCGATGTCTTTCACCACCAGCATCAATTTCACTTCATGATCACCTTAACGGTACACACGTTTAAAAGTACTTAGCCTACTTTTATTACAAGTTAATTCGGTGAAGTCTGTGCTCATTACTCAAAATCTGAGGCTTTCttgttatatatatgatttaatatattaaaattatatttatccaTAAGTTTAAGTTTTTAGGTCAATATCAGTGTTTTTTAAGATGGTATGAGATTTGTTGTATTTGAACTCTTGCAATATTATTCTCTCTCCAATTAATATTCACTTTCACTTGTTGGGatctaaaaaatatattgaacCTGGCTGGAAAGAGAGAACAATCAAAGTAACCACTAAGCTAATgctaaatattaataattaaatagttttctatatatatatatattatataaagacaataaaggTTAGGGGGGGCTCGAGCTCCCTGGGCCTATGCTAAATCCGCCGGTGGCtgtaaatactatattatagctataaatactatattatagcatTAAAAAAAGTCTATTATATGTTAGAGATTCACATTATTTAAGCTATATAAACTTATTATGGCTCTAATAAAAAACTctatcaaatgtttttatagcCGTTGGAAAGCATACGAATGCAGCGAAATTAAGGATCAGATTTCTAcgctaattgcaactaaacattatttagtgattaacatgcatactaaaCACAAACCTAATTACattaaattagggttaaaagaattACTTACCTTTTGTAGCTTCTCGAAGCTCCAAATCTTCTCTCAAACTCGAACCGGACCACCACTAGAATTGACCAGCTATTCTTCGAATTTGGAACGGGATTATGGGACCcatttaaatgtaaaaattagaaaaaaagagatggaaattggaGGAGGAAAATTAGGTTTTGAGATTTGGGAGAAAGACTtctttgtaattcaaaattacaaattgaAAAAATTCTTCTTCCATTTGAAAATTGCCCCATAAATAGACAAATTACATGCAACATTTGCATGTAATTCAACCACCAAAGCCCAACACCTcacaatccactaaccattagtggattgattcaccattgcattttctcttagtgggcttggtgtcattatcataagcttccacatagcccactaaaagttagtggaattatccaacaaaatgttggattttcccactaactttggtcaagagGCAAATgttcatttgaccattctagtcaaaatcaaaagtcaacattttgactttttaccattttgtccatctagactaatttcgacctcccaagcatgaatccgcattcattttcttgaaattcaaatcatatttgaatataaagccggtcaaagtttgacttttcaaagtcaaaagtcaacattttgacttttcaacactttaaccatttccatcaattttgagcttccgaatatgaatccatattcatatttttaacatttaaagcacatttaaacataaattccTATAATcgatgactatatcacatatattcgtcggtttctctctctttacctaatttgaacaattcgaattattccaacagattgttctaagttaattacGTATGAGTTAAcaggggaacctaatagacctatagataggctccaacgatccaagattaattggctaaacccttttatagaccgagctaatcaacattaaTTAACa
Encoded proteins:
- the LOC103496822 gene encoding MLP-like protein 34, translating into MAQISQISADVQIKCCAEKFYGFFRKNMFQLAQMFPKNLHNGEFLEGNDFTTGALMQWSYDIVGPAKAKIKLADVDEQNMSITYEAVEGDILSDYNFFRVKFQASSNGENGSATVKWSIEFEKADENIPSAEANYLDFVSKLSMGLGAYLATN